TTTCTAGGCGATATGGTGAAGAGTtgtgatgtttgatcttgaattgaccATAAACCTCCGCTATCctactgttgttcaaattcaatacGTTGTCAGATATAATTCTTTCTGGCATTCTATACCGATATATGATCTTTATCTTCAAGAATTTGTCAACTGCCAACTTTATGACATTGGCATAAGAAGCGACTTTTAGCCACTTGTTAAAGTAATAGATGACCATGAAGATGAATTGATGCCCATTGGAAGCCTTTTACGAGATTCACCGGTTGACATCCATGCACTACATGGAGAAAGGCCTCAAAGAAGTCATCACATGGAGAGGTGAATGAGacacatgaattttgtccccataaatttgacatttatgaCACCTCTTTGCATAATTAACATAATCATAttccatagtggaccaataatatTCGAATATCATAATTTGCCTAGGCATTGTGAAACTATTAGCATGTGTTCTGAAAacaccctcatggacttcttctaggattttcttagcctcaataGCATCTACACATCTTAGTAACACCTgatcttttcttcttttgtatagtaTCTCCCTATCTGGGACATACTTATTGGCCAGCCTTCTTAGCGTTCTTTTATCATTCTTGATTGGCTGCTCAGGGTATTCATGATTCTTTACATATTGCAATATGTCATGGTACCAAGGGTGACCATCCTTTTTTTCTTCCCAGATGTTGTAGAAATAGGCTGGAACCTCATAGATACTCATCTGGATAGGTTTTACATTATCTTGTTTGTTCACTCTGACCATGGAGGCTAAGGTAGCCAAGGCATTGCCCTTCTGATTTTCATCTTGCGGGAGGTAGCAaaaggtgatgtcatcaaactctttaattaactcgAGAACCAACCTTCGATAATCAATCAGCTTGGAATTTCTTGTCTCCCATTCATTCTTGAGTTGACAGATTACTAGTGCCGAATAACCGCATACTTTCAGCACTTTGATCTTACGTTCTATAGCTGGCCGGATTCCCATGATACACAGTTCATATTCTTCCATGTTACTTGTATAGTCAAAATCAAGTTTACTGGTGAAAGGATAATGATCTCTGTTTGAGGATACTAGGATTGCTCCAATTTTGTTACCCATAGCATTTGAAACTCCATCAAAATTCAATTTTCAGCGATATTCTTTTGAAGCACTTTTTTCAATGGTTGtaacatacattagatcttcattaggAAAATCAAAATTTAGAGGCttgtaatcttctagagctctggtAGGTAGGAAATCCATTATTACACTCCCCTTTACTGCCTTCTGGTTTACatagattatatcaaattcatagaGCAAATTTTTCCATCAAGCTATTCCTCCATTTAATGCACTCGACTCCCTCATGAACTTCATAGGGTCTATTTTCGAAATAAGCCaagtcgtatgatacaacatatactaTCTTAGCCTTCGGGTGGTCTAGACTAAGGTGCAACACAGCTTCTCGATTGGCGAATATCTTGTCTCGCATTCATTGAACTTCTTGCTGAGTTAATAGATCATTCTTTCTTTCCTCCCTAACTCATTATGTTGGCCTAGTATGCATCTCATAAAATTTCCAAATACTATCAACTATAGTATCAGTGGTTTATCTAGGCTAGGTGGAATCAGCACTAAGGCATTGGACAAGTAATGTTTAACCTTGTCAAAggtcttctggcattcctcacCCCATACACCTAAATAATGTTTCTTAAGAAGACAGAATATGATATCACATTTCTttgttagttgtgaaatgaactgggcaatgtaatttaatctccttAAGAAACCCTGAACCTTTTTTTGGGTACGTAAAAGTGGTAACTCTTATATGGCCTTGACTTTATTCTGGTCAATTTTGATCCCTTTCTTACTGACTACAAATCCCAGCAATTTTCCTAACGTGGCCCTGAAAGTGTATTTTGTTAGGTTCAGCTTCCGCTAGAATTTCCTCAACTTCAAGAACAGTTTTCTCAAGACTTTCATATGCTCTTTCTTTGTTCAGGATTTTGCGATCATATTATCAACATAAACCTCAATTTCTTTATGCAGCATATCATGAAATAAAGTCACCATGGCTATTTGATATATTGCTCCTACATTTTATCAGTTCAAACGGCTTCAAATTATAACATAATTTTCCCCACATTATTACAAATGtggttttctccatatcttctGGATTCATATTTATCTGGTTATATccagagaaaccatccatgaaagagAATAATAAATGACCTTTCATGTTGTCTACTAAAGTATCGATGTAGGGCAACAGGAAATTGTCTTTTGGGTTGGCCTTGTTTAAATCCTTGTAATCTACACACATTCGCACTTTCCTatctttcttagggacagggACTATATTGGTTATCCACTCCGAATATTTGACCACGTGCAGGAAACCAGCGTCAAACTGTTTCTTGAcctctttttttattttcaacaataTATTTGGCTTCATCCTTCAAAGCTTCTACTAAACTGGCTTGCATTCTTCCTTTATGAGAAGCCGGTGTACTACGATATCAATATTTAGACCAGGCATATCCTAATATGACCATTCAAAGATGTCatgaactcttggagtaactcatcGAGGTCTCACCTTGTTTCTATAGTGATACAATTCTAATtttcacctttttttttcttgCTCATCCTCTAAGTTCATAATTTCCACTaactctttgtgaggtaggatttatTTCTTATCttactctaccatccttaacaaatcaggagacaAGTTACAATATCGATCATCTTCAAAGTCTTGAGGTTCCTTTAGACATATATCTAGCTCAAAAGGAGACTTCGAGTTAACAGCAGCGTTGCTCATATCATGGATATCTGGAGACTTATTATAGGAATAAAAAGAGAtccaaggaataaatgaatttaagaatgattaattgtgtggtatgattatgaatgaaatgaaaaaaaatgttaaaatgtttTCCAAGTGAGGACATAAAAATGCAttgttttcattgaaataaaGATAATTGACATGCATATTTTCACAAAAAAATCCCTATTGCTCCCAGGCTTTAGAACAATATGTGTGTTCTAAGAATTACtctaaaatagttttaaaaactACAGGGATCTCCTCCACAATCTAGTTGCTCAGAACACTTTCGATGATGTAGGGACAAATTCTTGATAGGTTTTCTTCTTCAATTCCCTCTTCAGAGGCACAAACATCTTTCCCCTTCAAACCCTTGATATCTTCAAATAATTCCAACTCTTTGTTGTCCATCAAGCTCTATATTAAAATTCTGAACTCGACACACTTTTAGATTTCATGATCTCCCGAAGCGTGAAACTCGAAGTATTTCTTTACTCCTTTTGGCACCTCCTCTGAATTTTGAATAATCAAACCCACGTTTACCATTTTCTGCCAAACCTACTTTAAAGGTGATTTTACCTTTGCAACATTGGTTTTGATTCTATTGCTCCTATCTTAATTATTACGTTTACTCTTTGGTCTAGGTGACTGGGTAGCGGATTTCCAGCCACATTAGGCCTTGAGGGATCATCAAACTTTACAATTCTTATCGTGATAAATCTTTTGACCAATTTCTTGAAGGCAGTGCAATTTTAGATCGAATGTCTCGTTATCCCCGCGTGGTACTCGTATTGAGTATTTGTGTCATACCACTTTGGGAATAGAGGTTGCATTGGCTTCAGGTAAAATGGCGATACTACGAGAGCATTGAATAAATTTTGGTATAGCTCTCTATATATCATCGGGATAGACGTGAATTGGAGTTTTTCTATGTTTGGCCTTGAATTGGATTCTTGCCTCGAAGAGCCCTGATGGTTGGGCGTCATGGTCCTAGATTACTCCACTATGACTGGATTTGAATAGCTTTTTTTATATACGTTAGCAGTGTttacttcattttctttctttttagggGCAGACCTTTTAGTATTTTCCCCCACATTTATCTTCCCATTCCTTATCATATTCTCAATTATCTATTCGGATATAACTATATTCGAGAAGGTCTTGGTAGCACTACCTAGCATATGATTAATGAATGGGGTCTTCAAGGTGTTGACAAAAAGTATTGTCATTTCCTTTTCTAAAAAATGTGGCTAAACTTGTGTTGTCACATCTCTCCACCTTTAAGCATATTGCCTAAagctttcatttttcttcttcttcatgttTTACAGCGTAATTCTATCGGGCATCATATCAGCCACATGATTGTATTGCTTCATGAAGGCCTGCACCAAATCTTTCCATGAATTGATCTTGGCAcgactcaactgattgtaccatttggTGGCCGATCCGATCAAACTATCTTAAAAACAATGAATTAGCAATTAGTCGCTATTGACTTAACTTGTCATCCTTCGACAAAACATCGTGATATGGGCTTTAGGGCAACTAGTCCCATTGTATTTCTCGAATtctagggttttaaattttggtgggaGCACTAGATCTAGGACCAAACTCAACTCTTTGGCACCAACTCCACAATAGTAATCAGCACTCTCTATAACTTTGAATTTTTCCTCCAACTATTTTGAAAGTTCTACTCCCGCCTTTTCTATTTTCACTATGTCATTCAAATCCGACACAACAAGACTGGTTGGATTATCTCCGAGGTTGGAACCTGAACCCATTAGGTAATTCGCTGGCCCTGAGGTGCTAGCCTGGTATTGCTGTGGTCTTATGGTGACAGGTACTATTTGTGGACATGTCTCTAGTTGAGCTTGGATGTGCACTGGGGTAAAACCCGGGGGCATGTAGGGTTTTTGATATCGTCCCTAGATTTTACCGCAGTACTCTTCCCTTTTACTACTCCTCTGGTTAGTAACTGGGTCAACTGGCTTATTATGTTTCTTTGGGACTCTTGTATTTAGTCCTTCATGTCTTGTTGCACCTTAGCTAAATGATCCTACAACTATGCTTGCTACTGTTCTTGCATGTCCTTCTGAATTAGTTTTAGTCTttctaacctttgatccatgGCTTTAGATATTCAGTTTGCGTATTCTTAGTAGTTTCTAGGGTAACTATCGTAATTTGATTAATTATGGTATTTTTAtgtaatgaaatgcatgtaatgaAATGTAATGCTAGTGAATGGAAAAGATTCATGTAAAAAAGAAATTGATTCtagttcaattccattagaacaactttactagaaaatagGTTTCTTTACATAAAGCGATACATATCTCTGACCTACCCCTCTGACAGGTtgtcacctttctcttgttgtcTTTTTCTCTGACTATATTCGTATGGACGCATTCTATTTCACTTTATCAAGCAACCCATTTTCCATGGCAGGAtctctatttaacaattgaataTGAATCAACACATTTCCTCTAAGAtgaaaatgcaatgcaatcatAACCAAAACAAAGCGAAACAAGTCAATACACTTTTGTATAAAGCTGGAATACAAATTAGAGCAAAGAATAACATTGAAAaacatttcttgtaacaccccgtacccgagtccgttaccggagtcgaacacgaggtgcacacagacttaacttaattatcttcacagtccatttaaaaatttccagacaagccggttactgcgtcactgtcgcattaaaaatcatatcttgagtttcaaaactcaaaaatcagtttcgtaattttccctgaaactagactcatatgtccatctacagatttttctagaattttggtcgagccaattagtacagtttattagttaaagtctccctgttcgaggttcgactacactgaccttcatgcattacgacttggatatctcctgtacagggcttcaatactgatgccttttgtttctatagaaactagactcaaagaggaatctatacatatatggaatgactcctaattatctctggttaatttataatgaatttccaaagtcggaacaggaatccagaaaccgttctggccctgtttcacgaaaacctaaatatctcttaacatacaactcatataacagtttcgtttcttccatatgaaagtagattcatcaaggttcatttacataatttattcactatttaattccattcctgctatttttagtgattttcacatccacatcactatcGCTGTCAAGATCTCGCTTTTGAGgcgactttacctatttcattatttccatgattcaattagccctttttgcatacatagcacaaagtatgatcatgattaaccattcaatggctaatcatatccaaacatttccatacctcttaatgatcaacatacaaaacgattatagtactatgctaaaaacgtatataagccattttcgcatggctatccaaatttacacaaaatccatgggtacatgaccaacaacaaaaagggtagtcctatacatgccattttaaagttcaaccaaaattgtaccaaaaggggctttgatagtgtgggagacttgacttccaaaaatcccgagtccgatggtgacgagccaaaatctataaaacagagaaacaaagaaacggagtaagcaatttatgcttagcaagttttgagcaagggattccaagacaacaaaagcatagcattcatatagctaagcggataatttcatatgcacaaattctcaatatcatacttacttcacattaccaacccttatgttcatacacaaaagatcaacttagtcGAAGGCctagtagctcgtttatcaaccggcgaatcttgatttgtaagggctcaactaattcaaagcacatactgaaacatacctcattgttgggatttcacagcgtattaacgaaattttacagcaagttcattcattcccgaatcacgtaccttcggagtttaactggatatagctactgttcaaataccttcgggacatagcccggttatagtagctcgcacaaatgccttcgggacttatccggatttagtaacttcgcacaaatgccttgagatcttagtccggatttagtaactcgcacaaatgccttcggatcttagtgcggatttagtaactcgcacaattgccttggatcttagtcggatttagtaacttagcacaaagccttgggacttagcaggacatcattcaagaaccatgcacacatatatcaataaatcatgacacatccatatttcattttcattaccaaagctcaacacaagacacttatcatatttacaatttcggctcaatagccacatacaaagagcatgattttgatttacttaagacataattcaatcgaatcataatttaagttccattactcgaaaacttacctcggatgttgtcgaacgatttcgatggctattcgaccactttttccttccctttatcggatttagttcccctttgctcttgagcttaaattgaaaattaaattgatttaatcatttgagtatcaaaaagaggaactcaaggtacttagcccatatatattcattagcattaaagtcacatatgtacaaaatcatgaatctaactcaacacaatggtccacactctcttttagccgattatctaagccaagaataggcatcaatatgcttgcctctaaccgaatgcatgcacaccaatccacctcatgtggccgaatatgcatgtccatgttgaggccaattatacacttaataccacacataaatggcatacattttactaactaacgcattccatattgtaactcaatacgcatcaatcatttacttcataaccaaacatcatcatatgtaaatatataccttgagatagtatatatgtcataccaatacatcatgtgcaaacatatatatatatatatatatatgcaagagcgaatcacaagttgattataaccaaatataaacatatatccaaaacacaaatcttacctatcatgcaataagcataaatcatgcttatggatataccatggcgaatacatcacaacaccataccatttaaattttggtcatggttaaacaaagaacttaatgtctcactcaaaaatgctaaaaagaaaatccaagagtcatcaatccaccatcacatgtatcattaacaagcttcatatttagcatgcaatggcattaacacaaaatccaccttggccgaatatcatccccatgacatagcaaagttttgaaccatgggctaattagaactcaagctagcaacgaaaaacatgcatgaatctcatggcacaacctcaaacataccttaatctagatacaagtatggccaaacctactcctaatcctcttccaaaccaaacatgaagcaagaactccttccttcttccttagaattttcggcccaaagaaatgaaaaggatgaacaaaattttttcttttcttcaac
Above is a genomic segment from Gossypium arboreum isolate Shixiya-1 chromosome 8, ASM2569848v2, whole genome shotgun sequence containing:
- the LOC108468244 gene encoding uncharacterized protein LOC108468244, producing the protein MGNKIGAILVSSNRDHYPFTSKLDFDYTSNMEEYELCIMGIRPAIERKIKVLKVCGYSALVICQLKNEWETRNSKLIDYRRLVLELIKEFDDITFCYLPQDENQKGNALATLASMVRVNKQDNVKPIQMSIYEVPAYFYNIWEEKKDGHPWYHDILQYVKNHEYPEQPIKNDKRTLRRLANKYVPDREILYKRRKDQVLLRCVDAIEAKKILEEVHEGVFRTHANSFTMPRQIMIFEYYWSTMEYDYVNYAKRCHKCQIYGDKIHVSHSPLHVMTSLRPFSM